From Cellulomonas oligotrophica, a single genomic window includes:
- a CDS encoding MarR family winged helix-turn-helix transcriptional regulator, which translates to MAETDVGRPPRDEVDRIVVAWQRERPDLDVRPLTVLSRVSRLARHLDLARRSAFARHGLETWEFDVLSALRRAGAPYRLSPGALLTQTLVTSGTMTNRIDRLVEHGLVERQPSPDDRRGVLVQLTALGLTRVDQAFADLLDVERALLGDLTPEDRERLADLLREVLTPFDDAR; encoded by the coding sequence ATGGCGGAGACCGACGTGGGCCGCCCGCCCCGGGACGAGGTCGACCGCATCGTCGTCGCGTGGCAGCGGGAGCGGCCCGACCTGGACGTGCGACCCCTCACCGTGCTCTCGCGCGTGAGCCGGCTGGCCCGGCACCTGGACCTGGCCCGCCGCAGCGCGTTCGCCCGGCACGGGCTGGAGACGTGGGAGTTCGACGTGCTCTCGGCGCTGCGCCGCGCCGGTGCGCCGTACCGCCTGTCCCCCGGTGCGCTGCTCACGCAGACCCTCGTCACGTCGGGCACGATGACGAACCGGATCGACCGGCTCGTCGAGCACGGCCTCGTCGAGCGCCAGCCGTCCCCGGACGACCGTCGCGGCGTGCTGGTCCAGCTCACCGCGCTCGGCCTGACGCGGGTCGACCAGGCGTTCGCCGACCTGCTCGACGTCGAGCGCGCGCTGCTCGGCGACCTGACGCCGGAGGACCGCGAGCGCCTCGCGGACCTGCTCCGCGAGGTGCTCACCCCGTTCGACGACGCCCGCTGA
- a CDS encoding GNAT family N-acetyltransferase: protein MQLTTPRLELGPFSPDDGAALHGYLGRSDVVRFEPYGPLSRAECDAEALRRVTDPRFVAVRLTGGTLVGHLYAARVEPQAWRTWTVGYVFAPGHGGRGYATEAVDALLDALVHDGARRLTARCDPRNDRSWRLLERVGMRREGHEREAASFADDEHGDPVWHDAYLYAQLAHERPDAARTGR from the coding sequence GTGCAGCTGACCACGCCCCGGCTCGAGCTCGGCCCGTTCTCGCCCGACGACGGTGCCGCCCTGCACGGGTACCTCGGACGCTCCGACGTCGTGCGGTTCGAGCCGTACGGGCCGCTGTCGCGCGCCGAGTGCGACGCCGAGGCGCTCCGCCGGGTCACCGACCCGCGGTTCGTGGCCGTGCGCCTGACCGGAGGGACGCTCGTCGGGCACCTCTACGCCGCGCGGGTCGAGCCGCAGGCGTGGCGCACGTGGACCGTCGGGTACGTCTTCGCCCCCGGGCACGGCGGACGCGGGTACGCCACGGAGGCCGTCGACGCGCTGCTCGACGCCCTCGTGCACGACGGCGCCCGCCGGCTGACGGCCCGCTGCGACCCGCGCAACGACCGGTCGTGGCGGCTGCTGGAGCGCGTCGGCATGCGCCGTGAGGGCCACGAGCGCGAGGCCGCGAGCTTCGCCGACGACGAGCACGGCGACCCGGTGTGGCACGACGCCTACCTGTACGCCCAGCTCGCCCACGAACGGCCGGACGCCGCGCGCACCGGGCGCTAG
- a CDS encoding TetR/AcrR family transcriptional regulator, whose protein sequence is MTGTQRREQLLDVSRRLFAEKGFDTTSVEEIASRAGVSKPVVYEHFGGKEGVYAVVVDREIQALTGALTGALEAGGHPKVMVERSALALLSYIEASEDGFRILVRDSPVAQATGTFSSLIGDVATQVEHLLGNQFKKQGLDPRTAPIYAQMLVGMVALTGQWWLDARSPKKQEVAAHLVNLAWNGLSAIERRPSLDPDGERHARRSSRSVDDE, encoded by the coding sequence ATGACGGGCACCCAGCGGCGCGAGCAGCTGCTCGACGTGTCGCGGCGGCTGTTCGCCGAGAAGGGCTTCGACACCACGAGCGTCGAGGAGATCGCGTCCCGCGCCGGGGTGTCCAAGCCCGTGGTGTACGAGCACTTCGGCGGCAAGGAGGGCGTCTACGCGGTCGTCGTCGACCGGGAGATCCAGGCGCTGACCGGGGCCCTCACGGGGGCGCTCGAGGCGGGCGGCCACCCCAAGGTCATGGTCGAGCGGTCCGCTCTCGCGCTCCTGTCGTACATCGAGGCGTCCGAGGACGGGTTCCGCATCCTCGTGCGCGACTCCCCCGTCGCGCAGGCCACCGGCACGTTCTCCAGCCTGATCGGCGACGTCGCCACGCAGGTGGAGCACCTGCTGGGCAACCAGTTCAAGAAGCAGGGCCTCGACCCGCGCACCGCGCCGATCTACGCGCAGATGCTCGTGGGCATGGTCGCGCTCACCGGGCAGTGGTGGCTCGACGCGCGCAGCCCCAAGAAGCAGGAGGTCGCCGCGCACCTGGTGAACCTCGCGTGGAACGGCCTGTCCGCGATCGAGCGGCGCCCGTCGCTCGACCCCGACGGCGAGCGCCACGCACGGCGGTCGAGCAGGTCTGTCGACGACGAGTAA
- a CDS encoding 50S ribosomal protein L25/general stress protein Ctc, which produces MSEIKLTATARTEFGKGAARRLRRAHQIPAVLYGHGTQPVHVALPGHETMLAVKQANALFAIELDGTTTLAITKDVQRDVVRQIIEHIDLLIVTKGEKVSVDIPVTIVGESKPGTIHVVETQTLVLEADATQLPTEVQVSIDGLDAGDSVTAGQITLPEGSTLVTEPDHVVVMISIPQGAVDADAEAAAAAEA; this is translated from the coding sequence GTGTCCGAGATCAAGCTCACCGCCACCGCCCGCACCGAGTTCGGCAAGGGCGCCGCCCGCCGTCTGCGCCGCGCGCACCAGATCCCCGCGGTCCTCTACGGGCACGGCACGCAGCCGGTGCACGTCGCGCTGCCGGGCCACGAGACGATGCTCGCCGTGAAGCAGGCCAACGCCCTCTTCGCCATCGAGCTCGACGGCACGACGACCCTCGCGATCACCAAGGACGTCCAGCGCGACGTCGTGCGCCAGATCATCGAGCACATCGACCTGCTCATCGTCACCAAGGGCGAGAAGGTCTCCGTCGACATCCCCGTCACGATCGTCGGCGAGTCGAAGCCCGGCACGATCCACGTCGTCGAGACCCAGACGCTCGTGCTCGAGGCCGACGCCACGCAGCTGCCCACCGAGGTCCAGGTCTCGATCGACGGCCTCGACGCGGGCGACTCCGTCACCGCCGGTCAGATCACGCTGCCCGAGGGCTCGACGCTCGTCACCGAGCCCGACCACGTGGTCGTCATGATCAGCATCCCGCAGGGCGCGGTCGACGCCGACGCCGAGGCCGCCGCGGCCGCCGAGGCCTGA
- the glmU gene encoding bifunctional UDP-N-acetylglucosamine diphosphorylase/glucosamine-1-phosphate N-acetyltransferase GlmU yields MRSATPKVLHTLAGRSMVGHALAAARALEPERVAVVVRHERERVAAHVGEVDPAALLVDQDDVPGTGRAVQVAMSALDAAAQAAVADAASDAAADHDAHGGSAADALLEGAVVVLAGDVPLLDAGTLTELLVAHTEDGNAVTVLTTEVPDPTGYGRVLREPGTGDVLGVVEEKDATDEQRLVAEINTSVYVFDAAVLRAGLARLDRDNAQGEVYLTDVLAIARGDGGHVRALRTDDPLSVEGVNDRVQLAALRAELNRRILEDWMREGVTVVDPLTTWVDVDVDLARDVTLLPGTQLHGATSVGEGATVGPDTTLTDVEVGAGARVVRTHGDLAVVGPGATVGPFAYLRPGTVLGERGKIGTFVETKNATIGEGSKIPHLSYVGDATIGEHTNIGAASVTVNYDGVNKHRTVIGSYARTGADNMFVAPVEVGDGAYTGAGTVVRRDVPPGALAVSAGSQRTIESWVQRSRAGTPAAEAAARARAARADGDLSPQARAERERASRASSPVTPPPHLPGQPEALPDPTDASDGARTTSEDTTR; encoded by the coding sequence ATGCGGTCAGCGACCCCCAAGGTCCTGCACACGCTCGCCGGGCGCAGCATGGTCGGGCACGCGCTCGCCGCCGCGCGCGCCCTCGAGCCCGAGCGGGTCGCCGTCGTGGTGCGCCACGAGCGCGAGCGCGTCGCCGCGCACGTCGGCGAGGTCGACCCCGCGGCCCTGCTCGTCGACCAGGACGACGTCCCGGGCACCGGCCGTGCCGTGCAGGTCGCGATGTCGGCCCTCGACGCGGCCGCGCAGGCCGCCGTCGCCGACGCCGCGTCGGACGCCGCGGCCGACCACGACGCGCACGGCGGGTCCGCGGCCGACGCGCTCCTCGAGGGTGCGGTCGTCGTGCTCGCCGGCGACGTCCCGCTGCTCGACGCGGGCACGCTCACCGAGCTGCTCGTCGCGCACACCGAGGACGGCAACGCCGTCACCGTGCTGACCACCGAGGTGCCCGACCCCACCGGCTACGGCCGCGTGCTGCGCGAGCCCGGCACCGGCGACGTCCTGGGCGTCGTGGAGGAGAAGGACGCGACCGACGAGCAGCGGCTCGTCGCCGAGATCAACACCTCGGTGTACGTGTTCGACGCCGCCGTGCTGCGCGCGGGCCTGGCCCGCCTCGACCGGGACAACGCGCAGGGCGAGGTGTACCTGACCGACGTGCTCGCGATCGCCCGCGGCGACGGCGGGCACGTGCGCGCGCTGCGCACCGACGACCCCCTGAGCGTCGAGGGCGTCAACGACCGCGTCCAGCTCGCCGCGCTGCGCGCCGAGCTCAACCGCCGGATCCTCGAGGACTGGATGCGCGAGGGCGTCACCGTCGTCGACCCCCTCACCACCTGGGTCGACGTCGACGTGGACCTGGCGCGCGACGTCACCCTGCTGCCCGGCACGCAGCTGCACGGCGCCACGAGCGTCGGCGAGGGCGCCACCGTCGGCCCCGACACCACCCTCACGGACGTCGAGGTCGGTGCCGGTGCCCGCGTCGTGCGCACCCACGGCGACCTCGCCGTCGTCGGCCCCGGCGCCACCGTCGGCCCGTTCGCGTACCTGCGCCCCGGCACCGTCCTGGGCGAGCGCGGCAAGATCGGCACGTTCGTCGAGACCAAGAACGCCACGATCGGCGAGGGCTCGAAGATCCCGCACCTGTCCTACGTCGGCGACGCCACCATCGGCGAGCACACGAACATCGGCGCCGCGTCGGTGACGGTCAACTACGACGGCGTGAACAAGCACCGCACCGTGATCGGGTCCTACGCCCGCACCGGCGCGGACAACATGTTCGTCGCGCCCGTCGAGGTCGGCGACGGCGCCTACACCGGCGCCGGCACGGTCGTGCGCCGCGACGTGCCCCCGGGCGCGCTCGCGGTCAGCGCCGGCTCGCAGCGCACCATCGAGAGCTGGGTGCAGCGCTCGCGGGCGGGCACCCCGGCCGCCGAGGCCGCGGCCCGTGCCCGTGCGGCCCGCGCCGACGGCGACCTGTCGCCGCAGGCCCGCGCCGAGCGGGAGCGCGCGTCCCGCGCGTCGTCGCCCGTCACGCCGCCGCCGCACCTGCCCGGGCAGCCCGAGGCGCTGCCCGACCCCACCGACGCGTCCGACGGCGCGCGTACCACGAGCGAGGACACCACCCGATGA
- a CDS encoding PQQ-binding-like beta-propeller repeat protein, protein MGAKQRLEVALDEEDPAAPTGPRPGADPGGAAGAGRASPPRPTRAQVVALGVVAAVLLGLVGAQAVVDARERDRLAALVGLSGVVADLSVAPGPVEPVAAGSTGAGSVDLDVTAHGADGLRVALRSSASAEVLGVSSSRTTLVGLDGDTVVWSRVLPDGSARGDGWWAEHPSCLPTPGDPATVTCLTGDAATRWRDSGEEHVQTWARVLVVAVADGRVVRERDLDLPAPRTLAATDTLVVEVVRHPGGATPVDVVTARDPVTWDERWSTPVPVPGAEHGFTGSPALRTSSRYVVVDGVVAVTVLAADDGAVLREPDGSAVTGWIGGAPGDDVDVLAFGAAGGTLLWSPEQQVEVDGQMLTPSVDDGSLGDLVLTSAGHDLVASDRDGTRRWRTADADAWDAVVVGGHLAVLDRDTLRGIDARTGTVRWTRDVEDGATVVATDGRAVLLHESALLLGGVLDTDPSVDLAAFDLADGRELWRTTLDGVAGVRSLDGHLVGDRTDGSTVDLG, encoded by the coding sequence GTGGGTGCGAAGCAGCGGCTCGAGGTCGCGCTCGACGAGGAGGACCCCGCCGCGCCCACCGGCCCCCGCCCCGGTGCGGACCCCGGGGGAGCGGCAGGCGCCGGGCGGGCCAGCCCGCCGCGGCCCACCCGCGCGCAGGTCGTCGCGCTCGGTGTCGTCGCCGCCGTGCTGCTCGGCCTCGTCGGTGCGCAGGCGGTCGTCGACGCCCGGGAGCGGGACCGGCTCGCCGCGCTCGTGGGGCTGTCGGGCGTCGTGGCCGACCTCTCCGTCGCCCCGGGCCCGGTCGAGCCGGTCGCGGCGGGCAGCACGGGTGCGGGCTCGGTCGACCTCGACGTGACCGCGCACGGCGCGGACGGCCTGCGGGTCGCGCTGCGGTCCTCGGCGTCGGCGGAGGTGCTGGGCGTGTCCTCGTCACGGACCACGCTGGTCGGCCTCGACGGCGACACGGTGGTCTGGTCCCGCGTGCTGCCCGACGGGTCCGCGCGCGGCGACGGCTGGTGGGCGGAGCACCCGTCCTGCCTGCCCACGCCCGGCGACCCCGCCACGGTCACCTGCCTGACCGGCGACGCGGCGACCCGGTGGAGGGACTCCGGCGAGGAGCACGTGCAGACCTGGGCGCGGGTGCTGGTCGTCGCCGTCGCCGACGGGCGCGTCGTCCGCGAGCGGGACCTCGACCTCCCGGCGCCCCGCACCCTCGCGGCGACCGACACCCTGGTCGTCGAGGTGGTCCGGCACCCCGGCGGCGCGACGCCGGTCGACGTCGTCACCGCGCGCGACCCCGTGACCTGGGACGAGCGGTGGAGCACCCCCGTGCCCGTGCCGGGCGCCGAGCACGGGTTCACCGGGTCCCCCGCGCTGCGCACGTCGTCGCGGTACGTGGTGGTCGACGGCGTCGTCGCGGTCACCGTGCTCGCCGCGGACGACGGGGCCGTGCTCCGCGAGCCCGACGGGTCCGCGGTCACCGGGTGGATCGGCGGGGCGCCCGGTGACGACGTCGACGTGCTCGCGTTCGGCGCCGCCGGCGGCACCCTGCTGTGGAGCCCCGAGCAGCAGGTCGAGGTCGACGGGCAGATGCTCACCCCGTCCGTCGACGACGGGTCGCTCGGCGACCTCGTGCTCACCTCCGCGGGGCACGACCTGGTCGCCTCCGACCGCGACGGCACCCGCCGGTGGCGCACGGCCGACGCCGACGCCTGGGACGCCGTGGTCGTCGGCGGGCACCTCGCCGTCCTCGACCGCGACACGTTGCGCGGGATCGACGCCCGCACCGGGACCGTGCGGTGGACGCGCGACGTCGAGGACGGCGCGACGGTCGTCGCGACCGACGGACGCGCCGTCCTGCTGCACGAGAGCGCGCTGCTCCTGGGCGGCGTGCTCGACACGGACCCGAGCGTCGACCTGGCCGCGTTCGACCTCGCCGACGGCCGCGAGCTGTGGCGCACGACCCTCGACGGCGTGGCGGGCGTCCGCAGCCTCGACGGGCACCTCGTCGGCGACCGCACGGACGGGTCGACCGTCGACCTCGGCTGA
- a CDS encoding ribose-phosphate diphosphokinase — MTGIISTDGAKRLVLVSGRAHPELAVEVAENLGVELVPTDAYDFANGEIYVRFGESVRGADAFVLQSHGSPINQWIMEQLLMVDALKRASAKTITVVAPFYGYARQDKKHRGREPISARLMADLFLTAGADRLMSVDLHAAQTQGYFDGPVDHLWAQPILVEYVRTRVDLSNVAVVSPDAGRIRVAEQWAAKLGDCPLAFVHKTRDIRTANKAVANRVVGDVEGRTCVIVDDLIDTAGTIAGAVRVVLEAGAKDVIVAATHGVLSDPAAERLQACGAREVIITDTLPIPEERRFPQLTVLSIAPLLARAIREVFDDGSVTSLFDGNA; from the coding sequence ATGACCGGCATCATCAGCACTGACGGCGCCAAGCGGCTGGTCCTCGTCTCGGGGCGCGCGCACCCCGAGCTCGCGGTCGAGGTCGCCGAGAACCTGGGCGTCGAGCTGGTCCCGACCGACGCGTACGACTTCGCGAACGGCGAGATCTACGTGCGCTTCGGGGAGTCGGTGCGCGGTGCGGACGCGTTCGTCCTGCAGTCGCACGGCTCGCCGATCAACCAGTGGATCATGGAGCAGCTGCTCATGGTCGACGCGCTGAAGCGGGCGTCCGCCAAGACGATCACGGTCGTCGCCCCGTTCTACGGGTACGCGCGCCAGGACAAGAAGCACCGCGGGCGCGAGCCCATCTCGGCCCGCCTCATGGCCGACCTGTTCCTCACCGCCGGCGCCGACCGGCTCATGAGCGTCGACCTGCACGCCGCGCAGACCCAGGGGTACTTCGACGGACCGGTCGACCACCTGTGGGCGCAGCCGATCCTCGTGGAGTACGTCCGCACGCGCGTCGACCTGTCGAACGTCGCGGTCGTCTCGCCGGACGCCGGCCGCATCCGTGTCGCGGAGCAGTGGGCCGCCAAGCTGGGCGACTGCCCGCTGGCGTTCGTGCACAAGACCCGCGACATCCGCACCGCCAACAAGGCCGTCGCCAACCGGGTCGTCGGCGACGTCGAGGGCCGCACCTGCGTGATCGTCGACGACCTCATCGACACGGCCGGGACGATCGCGGGCGCCGTGCGGGTCGTGCTCGAGGCCGGTGCGAAGGACGTCATCGTCGCCGCGACGCACGGCGTGCTGTCCGACCCGGCGGCCGAGCGGCTGCAGGCGTGCGGTGCCCGTGAGGTGATCATCACCGACACCCTCCCGATCCCCGAGGAGCGCCGCTTCCCGCAGCTGACGGTCCTGTCGATCGCGCCGCTGCTGGCCCGGGCGATCCGTGAGGTCTTCGACGACGGCTCCGTCACGAGCCTCTTCGACGGGAACGCCTGA
- a CDS encoding ABC-F family ATP-binding cassette domain-containing protein — MEGVAWLAGYLVERYARSSGALVVVTHDRWFLDAVCTRTWEVHDGVVDQYEGGYAAYVLARAERAQHAATTEAKRQNLLRKELAWLRRGAPARTSKPRFRLDAAAALIADEPPPRDSLELARTATARLGKDVLDLEDVTYTLPDGRSLLQDVTWRLGPGDRYGLVGVNGAGKSTLLRLLTGRATPTTGRVRRGKTVRVAELRQDVEDLDEVADLHVVAAVERERGTIVIGGKELTAAQLVERLGFTRERSRTLVRDLSGGERRRLQLLRLLVGEPNVLLLDEPTNDLDTDTLAAVEDLLDGWPGTLVVVSHDRYLLERVCDRQVALLGDGALRDLPGGVEEYLALRATTAPTAMAQVGSAAAPVPVAPPTDGPSAAEVRAARKEVARIERRLEKIAALEAGLHDRMAAQATDHAAVTALDAELRALAAERDELEAAWLEAAETAG, encoded by the coding sequence GTGGAGGGCGTCGCCTGGCTGGCCGGCTACCTCGTCGAGCGGTACGCGCGCTCGTCCGGCGCGCTCGTCGTCGTCACCCACGACCGGTGGTTCCTCGACGCGGTCTGCACGCGTACCTGGGAGGTCCACGACGGCGTCGTCGACCAGTACGAGGGCGGGTACGCCGCCTACGTCCTGGCCCGCGCCGAGCGCGCCCAGCACGCCGCCACCACCGAGGCCAAGCGCCAGAACCTGCTGCGCAAGGAGCTCGCGTGGCTGCGCCGCGGCGCCCCCGCCCGCACCTCCAAGCCCCGGTTCCGGCTCGACGCCGCCGCGGCCCTGATCGCCGACGAGCCGCCGCCGCGCGACAGCCTCGAGCTCGCGCGCACCGCCACGGCCCGGCTCGGCAAGGACGTGCTCGACCTCGAGGACGTCACCTACACGCTGCCCGACGGGCGCAGCCTGCTCCAGGACGTCACCTGGCGCCTGGGCCCCGGCGACCGGTACGGGCTCGTCGGCGTCAACGGCGCCGGCAAGTCCACGCTGCTGCGCCTGCTCACCGGCCGCGCCACCCCCACCACGGGCCGGGTCCGCCGTGGCAAGACCGTGCGCGTGGCCGAGCTGCGCCAGGACGTCGAGGACCTCGACGAGGTCGCCGACCTGCACGTCGTCGCGGCCGTCGAGCGCGAGCGCGGCACCATCGTCATCGGCGGCAAGGAGCTCACCGCCGCCCAGCTCGTCGAGCGCCTCGGGTTCACCCGTGAGCGCTCCCGCACCCTCGTGCGCGACCTGTCCGGCGGCGAGCGGCGCCGCCTGCAGCTGCTGCGTCTGCTCGTCGGCGAGCCCAACGTGCTGCTCCTCGACGAGCCGACCAACGACCTCGACACCGACACCCTCGCCGCGGTCGAGGACCTCCTCGACGGCTGGCCCGGCACGCTCGTCGTCGTCTCCCACGACCGGTACCTGCTCGAGCGCGTCTGCGACCGCCAGGTCGCGCTGCTCGGCGACGGCGCCCTGCGCGACCTGCCCGGCGGCGTCGAGGAGTACCTGGCGCTGCGCGCGACCACGGCCCCCACGGCGATGGCCCAGGTCGGGTCCGCGGCGGCGCCCGTGCCGGTCGCGCCGCCGACGGACGGGCCGAGCGCGGCGGAGGTCCGTGCCGCCCGCAAGGAGGTCGCCCGCATCGAGCGGCGCCTGGAGAAGATCGCCGCGCTGGAGGCCGGCCTGCACGACCGGATGGCCGCGCAGGCCACCGACCACGCCGCGGTCACGGCCCTCGACGCCGAGCTGCGCGCCCTGGCCGCCGAGCGCGACGAGCTCGAGGCCGCCTGGCTCGAGGCCGCCGAGACAGCCGGCTGA
- a CDS encoding SIMPL domain-containing protein gives MHPADEHREHRGPRGGVTVRGEGAVDVTPDVVVADLATEARAGDVGSALSSATAALAAVRAALRTAGVPDADVRTGTTSTWTEQVEDRLRVVAHLGLVVTLRHVPTAGDVVTAALAAGGEEVRLGGLRLVVADPGPARVQARELAWQDARASAEHLAHLAGRRLGPVLWVHEDDPSGGAAPAFARVAGAMPVEPGEQAVRAALTARWAWAD, from the coding sequence GTGCACCCCGCCGACGAGCACCGCGAGCACCGCGGTCCGCGCGGCGGGGTGACCGTGCGCGGCGAGGGCGCGGTGGACGTGACGCCCGACGTCGTGGTCGCCGACCTGGCGACCGAGGCGCGCGCCGGCGACGTCGGGTCGGCGCTGTCGTCCGCGACGGCGGCGCTCGCCGCCGTCCGGGCCGCGCTGCGCACCGCGGGCGTCCCCGACGCCGATGTGCGCACCGGGACCACGTCGACGTGGACCGAGCAGGTCGAGGACCGTCTGCGCGTGGTCGCGCACCTCGGTCTCGTCGTGACGCTGCGGCACGTGCCGACGGCGGGCGACGTCGTCACCGCGGCGCTCGCGGCGGGCGGCGAGGAGGTCCGGCTGGGCGGGCTGCGACTCGTCGTGGCCGACCCGGGCCCGGCACGGGTGCAGGCCCGCGAGCTCGCGTGGCAGGACGCGCGGGCGAGCGCCGAGCACCTCGCCCACCTCGCCGGCCGCCGGCTCGGCCCCGTGCTGTGGGTGCACGAGGACGACCCGTCGGGCGGCGCCGCACCGGCGTTCGCGCGGGTCGCGGGCGCGATGCCGGTCGAGCCGGGGGAGCAGGCGGTGCGGGCCGCCCTGACCGCGCGCTGGGCCTGGGCCGACTGA
- a CDS encoding outer membrane protein assembly factor BamB family protein, protein MGAKQRHEVELDEGPDDGDPGESEPEDDDPDDRGAPPDAVVRPGRGGRWRPRRAHVLGAAAVVALALGLVGAQLVVDHRARARLADLAGLPGVVTDLGAPPRFTPEDLRRTGEPAVEQELVAADGTRPRVVLRTSRDVVRLDGDDPDGSTGWTFVLWAAGDPPTEDAAAWAPFQPSCVRTPDDASIVTCLTGDGAVSLDGDGTDRPRTWARLLAIDVVDGSTPYERDLDLPAPTRLQGAGDVLVGGTRVPDGDDGDLVDVVTAFDAATGAERWAARVPVPDEIEGYAGEPELVLTPDAVAVLGTSEVTVLSTVDGAVLRAPDGADLDGALAAPGRPGDAELLVLGTGAGTILWSPAGEVELEGEVLPVGVDDGSLDGLVLTTVDGDLLGSDRDGTERWRATGAEGWTGMVVGGRVVVLDDATLRCVDGESGRALWEVPVDEGMTLALTDGRRVLLQQSGWASSQVSDDTTTELVAVDLADGDEAWRTTLPGIGWLDVVAGRLVAYAPDGASVTFGADGRPVR, encoded by the coding sequence GTGGGGGCGAAGCAGCGGCACGAGGTCGAGCTCGACGAGGGCCCGGACGACGGCGACCCTGGCGAGAGCGAGCCCGAGGACGACGACCCCGACGACCGGGGCGCGCCGCCGGATGCGGTCGTGAGGCCGGGGCGTGGCGGTCGGTGGAGGCCCCGCCGTGCGCACGTGCTCGGCGCCGCGGCCGTCGTCGCGCTCGCCCTGGGCCTCGTCGGCGCGCAGCTCGTCGTCGACCACCGCGCGCGGGCCCGGCTCGCCGACCTGGCGGGTCTGCCGGGCGTCGTCACCGACCTCGGCGCCCCGCCCCGGTTCACGCCGGAGGACCTGCGCCGCACCGGCGAGCCGGCCGTCGAGCAGGAGCTGGTCGCCGCCGACGGGACCCGGCCGCGGGTCGTCCTCCGCACGTCGCGGGACGTCGTGCGCCTCGACGGCGACGACCCCGACGGCTCGACCGGGTGGACCTTCGTCCTGTGGGCGGCGGGCGATCCTCCCACCGAGGACGCCGCCGCGTGGGCGCCGTTCCAGCCGTCGTGCGTGCGGACGCCCGACGACGCCTCGATCGTCACGTGCCTGACCGGTGACGGTGCGGTGTCCCTGGACGGCGACGGGACGGACCGCCCCCGGACGTGGGCCCGGCTCCTCGCCATCGACGTCGTGGACGGGTCGACCCCGTACGAGCGGGACCTCGACCTGCCGGCGCCGACCCGCCTGCAGGGTGCTGGCGACGTGCTCGTCGGCGGCACCCGGGTGCCCGACGGCGACGACGGGGACCTGGTCGACGTGGTCACGGCCTTCGACGCCGCGACGGGTGCCGAGCGGTGGGCCGCACGGGTGCCGGTCCCCGACGAGATCGAGGGGTACGCCGGCGAGCCCGAGCTGGTGCTCACCCCCGACGCGGTCGCGGTGCTGGGCACGTCCGAGGTGACGGTCCTGTCGACCGTGGACGGTGCGGTCCTCCGGGCCCCCGACGGCGCCGACCTCGACGGGGCGCTCGCGGCCCCGGGCCGCCCGGGCGACGCCGAGCTGCTCGTGCTCGGCACCGGCGCGGGCACGATCCTGTGGTCCCCGGCCGGTGAGGTCGAGCTCGAGGGCGAGGTCCTGCCGGTGGGCGTCGACGACGGCTCCCTGGACGGTCTCGTGCTGACCACGGTCGACGGTGACCTGCTCGGCTCGGACCGGGACGGCACCGAGCGATGGCGGGCGACGGGCGCCGAGGGGTGGACCGGGATGGTCGTCGGCGGGCGCGTCGTCGTGCTGGACGACGCCACGCTGCGGTGCGTGGACGGAGAGTCGGGGCGTGCGCTGTGGGAGGTCCCCGTCGACGAGGGCATGACGCTCGCCCTGACGGACGGTCGCCGGGTCCTGCTGCAGCAGTCCGGCTGGGCCAGCAGCCAGGTGTCCGACGACACGACGACGGAGCTCGTGGCGGTCGACCTCGCCGACGGCGACGAGGCGTGGCGCACGACCCTGCCGGGCATCGGCTGGCTGGACGTCGTCGCCGGGCGGCTCGTCGCGTACGCGCCCGACGGGGCGTCGGTCACGTTCGGCGCCGACGGGCGACCCGTGCGGTAG